A window of the Vigna angularis cultivar LongXiaoDou No.4 chromosome 3, ASM1680809v1, whole genome shotgun sequence genome harbors these coding sequences:
- the LOC108324729 gene encoding transcription factor UPBEAT1, whose product MGISSHPSLVSLSLKDLLEGTEANRNSSYGCLRTKKKGVIRRPRRVLMKRRGGCRRGSNGIRRRVRTLKTLVPNSDSLGLDGLFRETANYILSLQTRVRVMQVMVKVLTASHD is encoded by the coding sequence ATGGGAATTTCTTCACACCCTTCTCTTGTCTCCCTCTCTTTGAAGGATCTGCTTGAGGGAACTGAAGCAAACAGAAATTCATCATACGGGTGTTTGAGGACCAAAAAGAAGGGTGTTATTAGGAGGCCAAGGAGGGTTTTGATGAAGAGAAGGGGTGGTTGTAGAAGAGGATCAAATGGGATTCGGAGACGCGTGAGAACATTGAAGACCCTTGTACCTAACTCTGATTCTTTGGGGTTGGATGGACTCTTCAGAGAAACTGCTAATTACATATTGTCCTTACAAACGAGAGTGAGGGTCATGCAGGTTATGGTTAAGGTATTGACAGCCTCTCACGACTGA
- the LOC108324920 gene encoding calcium-dependent protein kinase 4, giving the protein MQKHGFSAKRSVLPYQTPRLRDHYVLGKKLGQGQFGTTYLCTHKMTGKLYACKSIPKRKLLCQEDYDDVWREIQIMHHLSEHPNVVQIQGTYEDSVFVHLVMELCAGGELFDRIIQKGHYSEREAAKLIKTIVGVVEACHSLGVMHRDLKPENFLFDTPGEDAQMKATDFGLSVFYKPGQAFHDVVGSPYYVAPEVLCKHYGPEVDVWSAGVILYILLSGVPPFWAESEAGIFRQIINGELDFVSEPWPNISESAKELVKQMLDRDPKKRVSAHEVLCNPWIVDDIAPDRPLDSAVLTRLKHFSAMNKLKKMALRVIAERLSEEEIGGLKELFKMIDTDNSGTITFEELKEGLRSVGSNLMESEIKSLMEAADIDNSGSIDYGEFLAATLHLNKMEREENLVAAFSYFDKDGSGYITIDELQQATKDFGLGDVHLDEMIKEIDQDNDGRIDYSEFAAMMKTGDPNVGRSRTMKGNLNFNIADAFGMKDSSS; this is encoded by the exons ATGCAGAAGCATGGTTTTTCAGCGAAACGTAGCGTGTTACCGTATCAAACACCGAGACTAAGGGACCACTACGTTCTGGGGAAGAAGCTGGGACAAGGGCAATTTGGAACCACTTACCTTTGCACGCACAAGATGACGGGGAAGCTCTACGCATGCAAATCGATCCCGAAGAGGAAGCTTCTGTGTCAGGAGGATTACGATGATGTGTGGAGGGAGATTCAGATCATGCACCATTTGTCAGAGCATCCCAACGTTGTTCAGATACAAGGGACGTACGAGGATTCTGTGTTCGTGCACCTTGTGATGGAGCTGTGTGCCGGGGGTGAGCTTTTTGACAGGATCATTCAGAAGGGGCATTACAGCGAGAGAGAGGCTGCCAAGTTGATAAAGACCATTGTTGGGGTGGTGGAGGCGTGCCACTCTCTTGGGGTTATGCATAGGGATCTCAAGCCTGAGAATTTCTTGTTTGATACCCCTGGTGAAGATGCCCAGATGAAGGCCACGGATTTTGGCCTCTCTGTCTTCTACAAGCCAG GACAAGCCTTCCATGATGTAGTGGGAAGTCCGTACTATGTTGCCCCTGAGGTGTTGTGCAAGCACTATGGACCAGAAGTGGACGTATGGAGCGCTGGTGTTATCCTATACATCTTACTGAGTGGGGTGCCACCTTTCTGGGCTG AGAGTGAAGCAGGAATTTTCAGACAGATTATAAACGGAGAGCTTGATTTTGTTTCTGAGCCGTGGCCAAATATCTCAGAAAGTGCTAAAGAATTGGTAAAACAGATGTTAGACAGGGACCCTAAGAAAAGAGTTTCTGCTCATGAAGTTTTAT GTAACCCTTGGATTGTTGATGATATTGCACCTGACAGACCTCTGGACTCTGCTGTTTTGACACGCCTAAAGCATTTCTCAGCAATGAATAAACTTAAGAAGATGGCATTAAGG GTCATTGCTGAAAGACTTTCAGAGGAAGAAATAGGTGGATTGAAAGAgttatttaaaatgattgacACAGACAACAGTGGGACAATAACTTTTGAGGAACTGAAGGAGGGTTTGAGAAGTGTGGGCTCTAATCTCATGGAATCTGAAATCAAATCCCTTATGGAGGCG GCTGATATAGACAACAGTGGAAGTATAGACTATGGTGAATTTCTTGCTGCTACACTGCACTTGAATAAGATGGAAAGAGAGGAGAATTTGGTTGCTGCTTTTTCCTATTTTGATAAAGATGGTAGTGGTTACATCACCATTGATGAGCTTCAGCAGGCTACCAAGGATTTTGGCCTTGGCGATGTGCATCTAGATGAGATGATCAAAGAGATTGATCAAGATAAT GATGGCAGAATTGATTATTCAGAGTTTGCAGCAATGATGAAAACGGGTGATCCGAATGTTGGTAGAAGCAGAACCATGAAAGGCAATTTGAACTTCAATATTGCAGATGCTTTTGGAATGAAAGACTCTTCCTCTTGA
- the LOC108325127 gene encoding calcium-dependent protein kinase 4 isoform X2 has protein sequence MSKDWSASKSKNVLPHETPDLLEHYIVGQKVLGKGRLATTYVCTHNETRKTYACKTIPKTKLLCQEEYDDVWREVQILHHLSEHPNVARIQGSYEDKFAVHLVMELCRGGELFYRITQKGYFSEREAAKLMKTIVGVVEVCHAHGVIHRDLKPENFLFDTIATDATLKVIDFGFSVFFKPGQTFSDIVGTCYYMAPEVLGRQSGPEVDVWSAGVILYTLLRGLPPFWAKSESGVFKQILHAEVDFASHPWPSISGSAKDLIKQMLDKDPKKRISAHEVLCHPWIVDDSVAPDKPLDPAVLTRLKHFSTMNKLKKMAIRADIDNNGTIDYGEFLAATMHLNKMEREENLVAAFSYFDKDGSGYITIDELQQACKDFGLGELHLDEMIKEIDQDDDGRINYGEFETMMRRGEPGGCRSKVMNSNHKTSLFPGLGVNDSS, from the exons ATGTCAAAAGATTGGAGCGCATCAAAGAGCAAAAATGTGTTGCCGCACGAGACCCCGGACCTATTGGAGCACTACATTGTGGGGCAGAAGGTGCTGGGAAAAGGGCGCTTGGCCACCACCTACGTGTGCACCCACAACGAGACAAGGAAGACTTACGCGTGCAAAACCATCCCAAAGACGAAGCTTTTGTGCCAAGAGGAGTACGATGATGTGTGGAGGGAGGTTCAGATCCTGCACCATTTGTCGGAGCACCCCAACGTGGCAAGGATACAGGGAAGCTACGAGGACAAGTTTGCAGTGCACCTTGTGATGGAGCTGTGTCGTGGGGGTGAGCTTTTCTATAGGATCACTCAGAAGGGGTATTTCAGCGAGCGAGAGGCTGCCAAGTTGATGAAGACCATTGTTGGGGTGGTGGAAGTGTGCCACGCTCATGGGGTCATTCATAGGGATCTCAAGCCTGAGAATTTCTTGTTTGATACCATCGCCACGGATGCCACCCTCAAGGTTATCGATTTTGGTTTCTCTGTCTTCTTTAAACCAG GACAAACCTTTAGTGATATAGTAGGAACTTGCTACTATATGGCCCCAGAGGTGTTGGGCAGACAGTCTGGACCAGAAGTGGACGTTTGGAGTGCTGGTGTTATTCTATACACCTTACTGAGAGGGCTTCCACCTTTCTGGGCAA aaTCCGAATCAGGAGTTTTCAAACAGATTTTGCATGCAGAAGTTGATTTTGCATCTCATCCGTGGCCAAGTATATCAGGAAGTGCTAAAGATTTGATAAAGCAGATGTTGGATAAGGACCCCAAGAAAAGAATTTCCGCTCATGAAGTCTTGT GTCACCCTTGGATTGTTGATGACAGTGTTGCCCCGGACAAACCTCTGGATCCTGCTGTTTTGACGCGCCTAAAGCATTTCTCAACAATGAATAAACTTAAGAAGATGGCGATACGT GCTGATATAGACAACAATGGAACAATAGACTATGGTGAATTTCTCGCAGCTACAATGCACTTGAATAAGATGGAAAGAGAAGAGAATTTAGTTGCTGCTTTTTCCTATTTTGATAAAGATGGTAGTGGTTACATCACCATTGATGAGCTTCAACAGGCTTGTAAAGACTTCGGCCTTGGTGAGTTGCATCTGGATGAGATGATCAAAGAGATTGATCAAGACGAT GATGGGAGAATTAATTATGGGGAGTTTGAAACAATGATGAGAAGGGGCGAACCAGGTGGTTGTAGAAGCAAAGTCATGAACAGCAATCATAAAACTTCATTATTTCCTGGTTTAGGAGTGAATGACTCATCCTAA
- the LOC108325127 gene encoding calcium-dependent protein kinase 4 isoform X1 has translation MSKDWSASKSKNVLPHETPDLLEHYIVGQKVLGKGRLATTYVCTHNETRKTYACKTIPKTKLLCQEEYDDVWREVQILHHLSEHPNVARIQGSYEDKFAVHLVMELCRGGELFYRITQKGYFSEREAAKLMKTIVGVVEVCHAHGVIHRDLKPENFLFDTIATDATLKVIDFGFSVFFKPGQTFSDIVGTCYYMAPEVLGRQSGPEVDVWSAGVILYTLLRGLPPFWAKSESGVFKQILHAEVDFASHPWPSISGSAKDLIKQMLDKDPKKRISAHEVLCHPWIVDDSVAPDKPLDPAVLTRLKHFSTMNKLKKMAIRVIVERLSEEEIGGLKEIFKMIDEDNSGTITFQELKDGLKSVGCDLMESEIRSLMDAADIDNNGTIDYGEFLAATMHLNKMEREENLVAAFSYFDKDGSGYITIDELQQACKDFGLGELHLDEMIKEIDQDDDGRINYGEFETMMRRGEPGGCRSKVMNSNHKTSLFPGLGVNDSS, from the exons ATGTCAAAAGATTGGAGCGCATCAAAGAGCAAAAATGTGTTGCCGCACGAGACCCCGGACCTATTGGAGCACTACATTGTGGGGCAGAAGGTGCTGGGAAAAGGGCGCTTGGCCACCACCTACGTGTGCACCCACAACGAGACAAGGAAGACTTACGCGTGCAAAACCATCCCAAAGACGAAGCTTTTGTGCCAAGAGGAGTACGATGATGTGTGGAGGGAGGTTCAGATCCTGCACCATTTGTCGGAGCACCCCAACGTGGCAAGGATACAGGGAAGCTACGAGGACAAGTTTGCAGTGCACCTTGTGATGGAGCTGTGTCGTGGGGGTGAGCTTTTCTATAGGATCACTCAGAAGGGGTATTTCAGCGAGCGAGAGGCTGCCAAGTTGATGAAGACCATTGTTGGGGTGGTGGAAGTGTGCCACGCTCATGGGGTCATTCATAGGGATCTCAAGCCTGAGAATTTCTTGTTTGATACCATCGCCACGGATGCCACCCTCAAGGTTATCGATTTTGGTTTCTCTGTCTTCTTTAAACCAG GACAAACCTTTAGTGATATAGTAGGAACTTGCTACTATATGGCCCCAGAGGTGTTGGGCAGACAGTCTGGACCAGAAGTGGACGTTTGGAGTGCTGGTGTTATTCTATACACCTTACTGAGAGGGCTTCCACCTTTCTGGGCAA aaTCCGAATCAGGAGTTTTCAAACAGATTTTGCATGCAGAAGTTGATTTTGCATCTCATCCGTGGCCAAGTATATCAGGAAGTGCTAAAGATTTGATAAAGCAGATGTTGGATAAGGACCCCAAGAAAAGAATTTCCGCTCATGAAGTCTTGT GTCACCCTTGGATTGTTGATGACAGTGTTGCCCCGGACAAACCTCTGGATCCTGCTGTTTTGACGCGCCTAAAGCATTTCTCAACAATGAATAAACTTAAGAAGATGGCGATACGT GTCATAGTAGAAAGACTTTCAGAGGAGGAAATAGGTGGATTAAAAGAGATATTTAAAATGATTGACGAAGACAATAGCGGGACAATCACTTTTCAGGAACTCAAAGATGGTTTGAAAAGTGTGGGATGTGATCTCATGGAATCTGAAATTAGATCCCTTATGGATGCG GCTGATATAGACAACAATGGAACAATAGACTATGGTGAATTTCTCGCAGCTACAATGCACTTGAATAAGATGGAAAGAGAAGAGAATTTAGTTGCTGCTTTTTCCTATTTTGATAAAGATGGTAGTGGTTACATCACCATTGATGAGCTTCAACAGGCTTGTAAAGACTTCGGCCTTGGTGAGTTGCATCTGGATGAGATGATCAAAGAGATTGATCAAGACGAT GATGGGAGAATTAATTATGGGGAGTTTGAAACAATGATGAGAAGGGGCGAACCAGGTGGTTGTAGAAGCAAAGTCATGAACAGCAATCATAAAACTTCATTATTTCCTGGTTTAGGAGTGAATGACTCATCCTAA
- the LOC108324993 gene encoding 50S ribosomal protein L21, chloroplastic, producing MATATVSTLCATFGTHCAISHNPKPLFSPPFNLNRFPSHSYNFTFSPRSPLAPVPKSSESAVAQTETETGSTEPEPTQIVSAKAPSWEPGLFAVVMIGSRQYIVHPGRKLVVQRLSGANVNDKIALHKVLLVGTDTSCYIGKPIVTNAVVYATVEEQGLDPKVIVFKYKKKKHYRRNIGHRQPHTRIRINSIMGYENYPKVTMDDIKSKDSES from the exons ATGGCTACTGCCACTGTTTCAACTCTGTGCGCTACATTCGGAACCCATTGCGCCATTTCTCATAACCCTAAACCTCTATTTTCTCCACCTTTCAATCTCAATCGTTTTCCTTCTCACTCTTACAATTTCACATTCTCGCCTCGCTCACCTCTCGCACCCGTTCCCAAGTCCTCAGAATCTGCGGTTGCCCAAACCGAAACGGAAACCGGTTCGACCGAACCAGAACCGACCCAGATTGTCTCGGCTAAGGCACCCTCATGGGAGCCCGGTCTCTTCGCAGTCGTAATG ATTGGTTCACGCCAATATATTGTTCACCCCGGGCGAAAGCTTGTTGTTCAGAGGTTGTCAGGTGCAAATGTTAATGATAAG ATTGCCTTGCACAAAGTTTTACTGGTTGGCACTGATACATCTTGCTACATTGGGAAACCAATAGTTACAAATGCTGTGGTATATGCAACGGTTGAAGAGCAG GGTTTAGACCCCAAAGTAATTGTcttcaaatataaaaagaagaagcaCTATCGCAGAAACATTGGACACAGACAG CCACATACACGTATACGGATAAATAGCATTATGGGCTATGAGAACTACCCAAAAGTTACTATGGACGATATCAAATCGAAGGATTCCGAATCATGA
- the LOC108326617 gene encoding uncharacterized membrane protein At4g09580 gives MAAPRNVTATRDEEKGEDDDSPSAKKPKLERFPLNTWEFAAAVAVFFVFSTGLFCIYLTMPPAAYTSLKIPRTLSDLRLLKEDLSMYASNNPAQFILGYCSTYIFMQTFMIPGTIFMSLLAGALFGVVRGILLVVFNATAGASSCFFLSKLIGRPLVTWLWPEKLRFFQAEIAKRRDKLLNYMLFLRITPTLPNLFINLASPIVDVPFHVFFLATLVGLVPAAYITVRAGLALGDLKSIKDLYDFKTLSVLFLIGFVSIVPTLLKRKRVYE, from the exons ATGGCGGCGCCGAGGAATGTGACGGCGACGAGGGATGAAGAGAAGGGCGAGGATGACGATTCACCCTCCGCCAAGAAGCCCAAATTGGAGAGGTTCCCGCTCAACACGTGGGAATTTGCCGCCGCCGTTGCCGTCTTCTTCGTGTTCTCCACGGGCCTCTTCTGCATTTACCTCACCATGCCCCCCGCCGCTTACACAAGCCTCAAAATCCCCCGCACGCTCTCTGATCTTCGTCTCCTCAA GGAAGATCTTTCGATGTATGCGAGCAACAATCCGGCGCAGTTTATTCTTGGCTATTGCTCCACCTACATCTTCATGCAGACTTTCATGATTCCTGGGACAATCTTCATGTCCCTTTTAGCTGGGGCGCTTTTTGGAGTTGTACGAGGAATACTATTGGTTGTTTTCAATGCCACTGCCGGTGCATCTTCCTGTTTCTTTTTGTCTAAGTTAATTGGCAGGCCTTTGGTTACTTGGTTGTGGCCTGAGAAGCTAAGGTTCTTCCAAGCTGAG ATTGCAAAGCGTAGGGATAAGCTGCTGAATTACATGCTTTTTCTGAGGATAACCCCGACATTGCCAAATCTGTTCATCAATTTGGCCTCTCCCATTGTTGATGTTCCGTTTCATGTATTCTTTTTGGCTACTTTGGTTGGTCTTGTTCCGGCAGCATATATTACTGTCAGA GCTGGCCTTGCTCTTGGGGATCTAAAGTCAATTAAGGATCTATATGATTTTAAGACATTATCGGTACTTTTCCTCATTGGTTTTGTTTCCATAGTTCCAACACTTCTGAAGAGAAAGAGAGTATACGAATGA